One stretch of Francisella sp. LA112445 DNA includes these proteins:
- a CDS encoding sugar porter family MFS transporter, translated as MSGSIKLKLKIITIIFFSAMGGMLYGYDIGVINSAFLFIKDDIPMSAFETSLLGGSVLFGGAFAILVAGIVADIIGRRNTLKLSGLVFIISVWMIYESSSYEFLLTSRLVQGISVGFITVTVPLYLTETVPSNIRGVAVTCFQLFLTAGILISNYVGLLFESTRDWKAMFLTSLIPALIFFFGCFFILKSPRWLILKNKDSEAKTVLQNFFSKSEVESQVKQVKDTLKDSGQSLLHIFTNKHYVVPTVIVISVAILNQLTGINSILQYSSSLLKEAGLGGNYVSIVGGITITAINFLTTLLAVFIAEKIERKFIVTFGTFMVAITLILTGIALVALPQSSIKGWVLLIGLICFVFFFAIGSGSYVWVILSELLPNNIRSKALGLALFLNSMASAVLASVFLPITVSLGDSSMFFICGAFTLLFGFIVLKFVPKTTGRSLEDIEKEFMK; from the coding sequence ATGAGTGGATCTATAAAATTAAAGCTTAAAATAATTACTATAATATTTTTCTCAGCAATGGGTGGAATGCTGTATGGCTATGATATAGGGGTAATTAATAGTGCTTTTCTATTTATAAAAGATGATATCCCAATGAGCGCCTTTGAGACTTCCTTACTGGGTGGATCTGTTTTATTTGGTGGTGCATTTGCTATACTAGTTGCAGGAATAGTAGCTGATATTATTGGTAGGCGAAATACCCTTAAGTTATCGGGCCTTGTTTTTATAATTTCCGTATGGATGATTTATGAATCTAGTAGTTATGAGTTTTTATTAACTTCTAGGTTGGTTCAAGGTATTTCTGTAGGTTTTATTACAGTTACTGTACCACTATATCTTACAGAGACAGTTCCTAGTAACATTAGGGGGGTCGCTGTTACATGTTTTCAACTCTTTTTGACAGCAGGAATTTTAATCTCAAATTATGTTGGGCTATTATTTGAAAGTACTCGAGACTGGAAAGCAATGTTCTTAACATCACTTATTCCTGCGTTAATATTCTTTTTTGGTTGTTTCTTTATCTTAAAATCTCCTAGATGGCTAATACTTAAAAACAAAGATTCAGAAGCAAAAACTGTTTTACAAAATTTCTTTAGTAAAAGTGAAGTAGAATCACAGGTTAAACAGGTTAAAGATACATTAAAAGATAGCGGTCAAAGTTTGCTTCATATTTTTACCAATAAGCATTATGTTGTACCAACTGTAATAGTTATTTCTGTAGCAATTCTAAATCAGTTAACAGGTATTAATAGTATATTGCAGTACTCATCTAGTTTGCTAAAAGAGGCAGGTTTAGGAGGTAATTATGTATCAATTGTTGGTGGGATAACTATTACAGCCATTAATTTTTTGACAACTTTATTAGCTGTTTTTATAGCTGAAAAAATAGAAAGGAAATTCATTGTCACATTTGGGACATTTATGGTAGCTATTACTTTAATATTAACAGGTATAGCATTAGTAGCTTTGCCTCAATCAAGTATTAAAGGGTGGGTTTTGCTTATTGGATTAATATGTTTTGTATTTTTCTTTGCAATAGGCTCTGGATCATATGTATGGGTGATATTATCAGAACTTCTTCCTAACAATATTAGAAGTAAAGCACTTGGTCTTGCTTTATTTTTAAATAGTATGGCTTCTGCAGTATTAGCATCAGTGTTTCTACCTATAACAGTTAGTTTAGGTGATAGTAGCATGTTTTTTATTTGCGGAGCATTTACATTGTTGTTTGGATTTATAGTATTAAAATTTGTACCAAAAACTACAGGACGTTCATTAGAAGATATCGAAAAAGAATTTATGAAATAA
- a CDS encoding SIS domain-containing protein has product MSQTLMYQETSSSFEKVENQLKLNKTIVEDIAKRLKEKGIKRVITVARGSSDCVANFAKYLFETQLGFSVSSLPPSVTTIYGKNIGDEKTLAIGISQSGGSPDLRLALEGCKKAGCTTLAIVNKEESPLAESADLVLPVRADAENAVAATKSVITSLVALVSIVAEYNQDSSLIASLQKLPEALKESLKSDWSDAIQELKTSKNMFVIGRGFGFPIAQEMALKLKETCGIHAEAFSSAEVLHGPFALMTRTFTTFTILQSDESAKGTHEIIKRMTDLDVKTICATTDPKSAAKFHLHVDVEIHPILQTIVLLQEFYLMINELAVSLGLNPDNPVNLKKVTETV; this is encoded by the coding sequence ATGTCACAAACACTTATGTATCAAGAAACTAGTAGTAGTTTTGAGAAGGTCGAAAATCAGCTTAAATTAAATAAAACTATAGTCGAAGATATTGCTAAGAGATTAAAAGAAAAAGGGATTAAAAGAGTAATTACTGTAGCTAGAGGTAGTTCAGATTGTGTTGCTAATTTTGCAAAATATTTATTTGAAACTCAACTAGGCTTTAGTGTTTCTTCTTTACCACCATCTGTCACAACAATCTATGGTAAAAATATCGGTGATGAGAAGACATTAGCTATAGGTATTTCACAATCTGGAGGTTCTCCGGATCTTAGACTAGCTTTAGAGGGGTGCAAGAAGGCTGGATGTACAACTTTAGCTATTGTAAATAAAGAAGAGTCGCCTTTAGCAGAAAGTGCAGATTTAGTTTTGCCTGTTAGAGCAGATGCGGAAAATGCTGTAGCAGCAACTAAAAGCGTCATAACATCTTTAGTGGCTTTAGTAAGTATTGTTGCAGAGTATAATCAAGATTCATCTTTGATAGCAAGTTTACAAAAGCTACCTGAAGCTCTTAAAGAGAGTTTAAAGTCGGACTGGTCAGATGCAATACAAGAGTTAAAAACTAGTAAAAATATGTTTGTTATAGGTAGAGGTTTTGGATTTCCCATTGCTCAAGAGATGGCTTTAAAACTTAAGGAAACATGTGGTATACATGCCGAAGCATTTAGCTCAGCAGAAGTTTTACATGGACCTTTTGCATTAATGACTCGGACATTTACTACATTTACTATTTTACAAAGTGATGAAAGTGCAAAAGGCACTCATGAAATAATCAAAAGGATGACAGACCTTGATGTAAAAACAATATGTGCGACTACAGATCCAAAATCAGCAGCAAAATTTCATTTACATGTAGATGTTGAAATTCATCCAATACTTCAGACTATTGTTTTATTACAAGAGTTTTATCTTATGATTAACGAATTAGCAGTATCTTTAGGTCTTAATCCAGATAATCCGGTAAATCTAAAAAAAGTTACTGAAACAGTTTAA
- a CDS encoding dicarboxylate/amino acid:cation symporter: protein MAFILIISLLVLILLQVKKFSFNFRTILALVAGIIIGILYNVINQHSNSFIQLSDILGDGYISLLKMLIIPIVLTSIVHSIINLKNYEGSYVIKFAYKTIAILLILTGISAAIGAVVAITMHLGQGIDIASITGNVDKDMQTSTISQTILGFLPDNIFKQMNNNNVMAVVIFAILLGFSMLIAHREDSKLAAPFINFIDSAFFVIKKLARMIIAITPYGVLGLMIQMTVELDKNSISTVLYFILTCYIALAIVLVMHIILLVLFRTNIVRFYKSIWKAMVVAATSRSSMGTLPLSIDGLNKYGTSSSIATFAPTMGTTLGMNGCAGVFPAVLAIMAMNATGMDITFSTVLLISVICMLASLGVSGIPGTAFVAAGVVFSYFGLPWQMIALIIGVDAIIDSFRTPLNIHGTMTTAIIVDKTTPKL from the coding sequence ATGGCTTTTATACTTATAATTTCTTTACTTGTCTTAATACTCCTTCAAGTAAAGAAATTCAGCTTTAACTTTCGAACAATACTAGCTCTTGTCGCAGGTATTATAATCGGGATACTTTATAATGTTATTAATCAACATAGCAACAGTTTTATACAACTTAGTGATATTCTAGGTGATGGATATATTTCTTTACTTAAAATGTTAATTATACCAATAGTTCTAACATCTATAGTCCATTCAATAATAAATCTAAAGAACTATGAAGGATCATATGTAATAAAGTTTGCCTACAAAACAATCGCTATATTACTAATTCTAACAGGTATAAGTGCTGCAATTGGTGCTGTCGTAGCAATTACAATGCATTTAGGTCAAGGTATAGATATTGCATCTATTACAGGTAATGTCGACAAAGATATGCAAACATCAACAATATCTCAGACTATTTTAGGATTCTTACCAGATAATATCTTCAAACAAATGAATAATAATAATGTTATGGCGGTTGTTATATTTGCTATATTACTTGGGTTTTCAATGTTAATTGCCCATCGTGAAGATAGTAAGCTAGCAGCTCCTTTTATCAACTTTATAGATTCAGCATTTTTTGTGATTAAAAAACTAGCAAGAATGATTATAGCTATCACACCTTATGGCGTATTAGGTTTAATGATTCAGATGACTGTTGAGCTTGATAAAAACAGCATTTCAACAGTGTTATATTTTATCTTAACTTGCTATATAGCTTTAGCGATAGTCCTAGTAATGCATATTATCCTATTAGTTTTATTTAGAACAAATATAGTTAGATTTTATAAAAGTATTTGGAAAGCTATGGTTGTTGCAGCAACTTCTAGATCAAGTATGGGAACACTACCATTATCTATTGATGGGCTAAATAAATATGGTACTTCTAGTAGTATTGCAACATTTGCTCCTACTATGGGAACTACACTAGGAATGAACGGTTGTGCTGGCGTATTCCCTGCGGTATTAGCTATTATGGCAATGAATGCTACAGGTATGGATATAACTTTTTCAACAGTTCTACTAATTTCTGTTATTTGTATGCTTGCCTCATTAGGAGTTTCAGGGATTCCTGGCACAGCTTTTGTTGCTGCTGGAGTAGTCTTTTCTTACTTTGGATTACCTTGGCAGATGATCGCATTGATTATTGGGGTTGATGCAATTATTGATAGTTTTAGAACACCTCTAAATATTCATGGAACTATGACTACAGCGATTATCGTTGATAAAACAACTCCTAAGCTATAG
- a CDS encoding protein adenylyltransferase SelO family protein: protein MLNFKYTYPKLSEEFYSVQPVYKYRNAKLLLLNDNLANDLGLDFSKYSQEKLLSLLLGYSSEKPIAQAYAGHQFGNFTMLGDGRAILIGEYESPNGDLFDFHLKGAGLTKFSRGGDGKAALGPMLREYIVSEAMYNLGIPTSRILAVISTGENIQRNNLEQGAIAVRVASSHIRVGTFQYAAMLGETYSQELLNYTIDRHKIPYNDNKALSLLDYVIDKQTSLITEWERVGFIHGVMNTDNMTISGETIDYGPCAFMDIYDPETVFSSIDRNGRYAFANQASIAGWNIARLAESLLKLISSNEEEAIKLAQEKLQDYSGIYKTKWKKMFLNKLGLDNQPDNYDEIISNLLVSMFKNNLDYTNTFYDLTYSNVENLKAKGLGYWLESLRNLNLDSSKMQKSNPVIIPRNHQVEKAIKSVEGGSFGNVYGLLDATRSPYEFSEIKAKYMAEPRDEEKVRFTFCGT, encoded by the coding sequence ATGCTAAATTTTAAATATACATACCCTAAGTTATCTGAGGAGTTTTATTCAGTACAACCTGTATATAAGTATCGAAATGCAAAGTTGTTACTTTTAAATGATAATCTAGCTAATGATTTAGGATTAGATTTTTCTAAATATTCTCAAGAGAAATTATTAAGCTTATTGTTAGGTTATAGCAGTGAAAAACCTATCGCCCAAGCTTATGCTGGTCATCAGTTTGGTAATTTTACAATGCTTGGTGATGGTAGGGCTATACTAATAGGAGAATATGAAAGTCCAAATGGAGATTTGTTTGATTTTCACCTTAAGGGAGCAGGTTTAACTAAATTCTCAAGAGGCGGTGATGGCAAAGCTGCTTTAGGACCTATGCTTAGAGAGTATATAGTTAGTGAAGCAATGTATAATTTGGGTATACCAACTAGTCGTATCTTAGCTGTGATAAGTACAGGTGAAAATATTCAAAGAAATAATCTTGAGCAAGGCGCAATTGCTGTAAGAGTTGCAAGTAGCCACATTAGGGTTGGAACATTTCAATATGCTGCAATGCTAGGGGAGACATATTCGCAAGAGTTGCTGAATTATACTATTGATAGGCATAAGATTCCTTATAATGATAATAAAGCTTTGAGCTTGCTTGATTACGTTATAGATAAACAAACTAGTTTAATTACCGAGTGGGAAAGAGTAGGTTTTATCCATGGTGTTATGAATACAGATAATATGACTATTTCAGGCGAGACTATTGATTATGGTCCTTGTGCTTTTATGGATATTTATGATCCTGAAACGGTCTTTAGCTCTATTGATAGAAATGGCCGTTACGCATTTGCAAATCAAGCATCTATAGCTGGGTGGAATATAGCAAGACTTGCAGAGAGTTTGTTAAAATTAATTTCCTCAAATGAGGAAGAAGCTATTAAACTAGCTCAAGAAAAACTACAAGATTATTCAGGAATCTATAAAACTAAATGGAAAAAAATGTTTCTTAATAAATTAGGCTTGGATAATCAGCCTGATAATTACGATGAAATTATTTCAAATTTACTTGTAAGTATGTTTAAAAATAATCTTGATTATACAAATACATTTTATGATTTAACGTATAGTAATGTTGAGAACTTAAAAGCAAAAGGATTAGGCTATTGGCTAGAGTCATTGAGAAACCTAAATTTAGATTCTTCAAAAATGCAAAAGTCTAATCCAGTTATTATCCCAAGAAATCACCAAGTTGAAAAAGCTATAAAATCAGTTGAAGGAGGTAGTTTTGGAAATGTTTATGGCTTATTAGATGCTACAAGAAGTCCGTATGAATTCAGTGAGATAAAGGCTAAATATATGGCTGAGCCAAGAGATGAGGAAAAAGTTAGATTTACTTTTTGTGGGACCTAA
- a CDS encoding rubredoxin: MEYRKYICIVCGLIYDEAEGWPEDGIEPGTKWEDVPEDWECPDCGVGKDEFELLEE; the protein is encoded by the coding sequence ATGGAATATAGAAAATATATTTGTATCGTTTGTGGATTAATTTATGATGAGGCTGAAGGCTGGCCAGAAGATGGTATTGAACCAGGTACAAAATGGGAAGATGTTCCTGAAGATTGGGAATGTCCTGACTGTGGTGTTGGTAAAGACGAATTTGAACTTTTAGAAGAATAA
- a CDS encoding 1-aminocyclopropane-1-carboxylate deaminase, whose product MSSSLFQKISFENKDFIVMRDDLNHPIFSGNKARKLAYILDNPDNYTQIKTIVSFGGNQSNFMLALSQLAKIKGWNFHYWIKPLPKFLKQNKTGNLKLALDNGMQLFETSGSLELENIKAKYEDTKDFYFFDQGGRNPSAEEGIASCALEIKNFCNENKIEDYSVVVASGTGTTALYLEKYLNQRVFTVPCVGDSKYLKRQFDYIDKNLKHPQILEPHFQTNFGQLDIKNYNIHKELKQQTSIEFDLLYDPIAWRVLLKNYNNLPKPIIYIHCGGTSGNITMINRYKRLLEKSL is encoded by the coding sequence ATGTCATCATCTCTATTTCAAAAGATCTCTTTTGAAAATAAAGATTTCATAGTAATGAGAGATGACCTTAACCATCCTATCTTTTCAGGTAATAAAGCTAGAAAACTAGCTTATATCTTAGACAATCCTGATAACTACACACAGATTAAAACCATTGTTTCTTTTGGTGGCAACCAGTCTAATTTTATGCTGGCATTATCCCAACTTGCTAAAATTAAAGGTTGGAATTTTCATTACTGGATAAAGCCCTTGCCAAAATTTCTTAAGCAAAACAAAACTGGTAACTTAAAACTCGCTTTAGATAATGGTATGCAACTTTTTGAAACTAGCGGATCATTAGAATTAGAAAATATAAAAGCTAAATACGAAGATACCAAAGATTTTTACTTTTTTGACCAAGGAGGTAGAAATCCTTCTGCTGAAGAAGGTATTGCTAGTTGCGCATTAGAAATCAAAAACTTCTGTAATGAAAATAAAATCGAAGATTATAGTGTAGTAGTTGCTTCAGGAACCGGAACAACAGCTTTATATTTAGAAAAATATTTAAATCAAAGAGTTTTTACAGTTCCTTGTGTTGGAGACTCAAAATATTTAAAACGACAATTTGACTATATTGATAAAAATCTTAAACACCCTCAAATTCTAGAACCTCATTTTCAAACAAACTTCGGACAATTAGATATAAAAAACTATAATATCCACAAAGAACTAAAACAACAAACCTCTATAGAGTTTGATCTGCTCTATGATCCAATAGCTTGGCGCGTACTTTTAAAAAATTATAATAACTTACCTAAGCCAATCATATATATTCACTGTGGTGGCACATCTGGAAATATCACTATGATAAACAGGTATAAAAGGCTCTTAGAAAAATCGTTATAA
- the typA gene encoding translational GTPase TypA, whose protein sequence is MIENLRNIAIIAHVDHGKTTLVDKLLQQSGTLNTRGPEVERVMDSNDIEKERGITILAKNTALKWNNYRINIVDTPGHADFGGEVERVLSMVDSVLLLVDAVDGPMPQTRFVTEKAFAKGLKPIVVINKIDRDGARPDWVVDQVFDLFDRLGATDEQLDFPIIYASAINGWATNELGEQKEDMTDLFKAIVENVEHPAVDEDGPFQMQISSLDYSNFTGTIGIGRIQRGKVKTNTPVTIIGKDGKTRNGRILQILGYMGLERVEVPEAQAGDIVCVTGMEGLNISDTLCSPDKVEALPELSVDEPTISMTFQVNNSPFAGKEGKFVTSRQIKDRLDKELLTNVALRVEQLDDPDKFKVSGRGELHLSILLENMRREGYEIAVSRPHVIFKDVDGEKHEPYEQAIIDIEEEHQGTVMERMGLRQGELKNMEPDGKGRVKLEFIIPSRGLIGFYTEFLTITSGSGILNKVFDHYGPMKKQALETRQNGTLVSMLAGKAVAFALWNLQERGKMFISHGTDVYEGMIIGIHSRDNDLAVNPCKGKQLTNVRASGKDDALTLVTPIKLTLEYALEFIEDDELVEITPESIRLRKKHLTESDRKKAARGAL, encoded by the coding sequence ATGATTGAAAATTTAAGAAATATTGCGATTATCGCACACGTTGACCATGGTAAAACTACTTTGGTTGATAAGTTATTACAACAATCTGGTACCCTAAATACTCGTGGTCCAGAAGTTGAAAGAGTCATGGACTCAAATGATATTGAAAAAGAAAGAGGGATTACAATCCTTGCAAAAAACACTGCCCTAAAATGGAATAATTATAGAATTAATATCGTAGACACTCCAGGTCATGCTGACTTCGGCGGTGAAGTTGAACGTGTACTATCTATGGTTGACTCAGTATTACTTCTAGTTGATGCTGTTGATGGCCCTATGCCTCAGACAAGATTTGTAACAGAAAAAGCTTTTGCTAAAGGTTTAAAACCTATCGTAGTTATCAACAAGATTGATAGAGATGGTGCAAGACCTGATTGGGTTGTTGATCAAGTATTTGACCTTTTTGATAGACTTGGTGCTACAGATGAGCAACTAGATTTCCCTATAATCTATGCTTCTGCTATTAATGGTTGGGCTACAAATGAGCTTGGCGAACAGAAAGAAGATATGACTGATCTTTTCAAAGCTATTGTTGAAAATGTTGAGCATCCTGCTGTTGATGAGGATGGTCCATTCCAAATGCAAATATCTTCCTTAGATTATTCAAACTTCACAGGAACTATTGGTATTGGTCGTATCCAAAGAGGTAAAGTTAAAACAAATACTCCTGTAACTATTATTGGCAAAGATGGTAAAACTCGTAATGGTAGAATCTTACAAATATTAGGTTATATGGGGCTTGAAAGAGTAGAAGTTCCTGAAGCACAAGCTGGTGATATTGTTTGTGTAACAGGCATGGAAGGTTTGAACATATCAGATACATTATGTAGCCCTGATAAAGTAGAAGCATTACCTGAACTTTCTGTAGATGAGCCAACTATTAGCATGACATTCCAAGTTAATAACTCTCCTTTTGCTGGTAAAGAAGGTAAGTTTGTAACTTCTCGTCAGATCAAAGATCGTCTAGATAAAGAACTACTTACAAATGTAGCTTTAAGAGTTGAACAGCTTGATGATCCTGATAAGTTTAAAGTTTCTGGACGTGGTGAACTTCATCTTTCAATCTTATTAGAAAATATGCGTCGTGAAGGTTATGAAATCGCAGTATCTCGTCCACATGTAATCTTTAAAGATGTTGATGGTGAGAAACATGAGCCATATGAGCAAGCAATTATAGATATCGAAGAAGAGCATCAAGGTACTGTAATGGAAAGAATGGGCTTGCGTCAAGGTGAGCTTAAAAATATGGAACCAGATGGAAAAGGTCGTGTAAAACTTGAGTTTATAATACCATCTCGTGGTCTAATTGGTTTTTATACAGAGTTTTTAACTATCACATCTGGCTCAGGTATTTTAAATAAAGTATTTGATCATTATGGACCTATGAAAAAACAAGCTCTTGAAACTCGCCAAAATGGTACTTTAGTTTCTATGTTAGCGGGTAAAGCAGTAGCTTTTGCTCTTTGGAACCTGCAAGAGAGAGGTAAAATGTTTATTTCTCATGGTACAGATGTTTATGAAGGAATGATTATAGGAATTCATAGTAGAGATAATGATTTAGCAGTAAATCCTTGTAAAGGTAAACAGCTAACTAACGTTCGTGCCTCTGGTAAAGATGATGCTCTTACTTTAGTTACTCCAATCAAGCTTACTCTTGAGTATGCTCTTGAGTTTATCGAAGATGATGAGTTAGTTGAAATTACACCAGAATCTATTAGATTAAGAAAAAAACATCTAACAGAATCTGATCGTAAAAAAGCAGCTCGTGGGGCTCTTTAA
- a CDS encoding class I SAM-dependent methyltransferase → MINKKPSFNSESYQKARPSTPAEIIDYLKNNIPSYKKAWDCGTGNGQTAIKLAEFIDKIHATDISKDQISKAFKHKNIKYFESNETSSMFNDESVDLVTASQAAHWFDISKFEKECLRILKPNGIIAIWTYYRDIQINGKTEVIYQEFLNAIDSFFPEGNGLVEIYQSINLNLPMLNAPKFEQTKQMDFDNFIEYLKSISAYAEYIKNHRKCPLIELGFYDKFRKSWGEPSTINTITWPIVFKCYIKR, encoded by the coding sequence ATGATAAATAAAAAACCTAGCTTTAACTCAGAATCTTATCAAAAAGCAAGGCCTTCTACTCCTGCTGAAATTATTGATTATCTAAAGAATAACATTCCTTCTTATAAAAAAGCTTGGGACTGTGGTACAGGTAATGGTCAAACAGCTATTAAATTAGCAGAGTTTATTGATAAAATTCATGCTACGGATATTAGTAAGGATCAGATATCTAAAGCTTTTAAACATAAGAATATTAAATACTTTGAGTCTAATGAAACTAGTAGTATGTTTAATGATGAAAGTGTCGATTTGGTAACAGCTTCTCAAGCTGCTCATTGGTTTGATATATCTAAATTTGAAAAAGAATGCTTACGTATACTTAAACCTAATGGCATCATAGCAATTTGGACATACTATCGAGACATTCAAATAAATGGTAAAACAGAAGTTATTTATCAAGAGTTTTTAAATGCGATAGATTCATTTTTCCCAGAAGGTAACGGGCTTGTTGAAATTTATCAAAGTATTAATCTAAACTTACCTATGTTAAATGCTCCTAAGTTTGAACAAACAAAACAAATGGACTTTGATAACTTTATCGAATATCTAAAATCAATATCTGCTTATGCCGAATATATTAAGAACCATAGAAAATGTCCTCTTATAGAGCTTGGATTTTATGATAAATTTAGAAAATCTTGGGGAGAACCATCAACTATTAATACCATAACTTGGCCAATAGTCTTTAAGTGTTACATCAAAAGATAA
- the ggt gene encoding gamma-glutamyltransferase — MKKLFVAFMSMVMLLPSLSTIAAPVSSGYDFIPIQEEMQIAQPVVQKHGMVSSQEALASVVGLQILKQGGNAVDAAVAVGFALAVTLPRAGNLGGGGFMLIYLKDKHKTIAINYREKAPSKATKDMFLNKKGEVDYSKVSGSYSASGVPGTVAGLIDAQQKYGKLTLAQVIAPAIKLAKYGIPVSYDLHQSLVTAKPWLKKSPDAMRIFYKKDGSAYKVGETLKQPELANSLELIAKHGKKAFYEGEIAHKIAQSMAKNGGLITLNDLKNYNVEEMKPVKDTYRGYTIYSMPPPSSGGVVLIELLNILENFPLADYGNNSAKTINLMSNAMSYAYNDRNADLGDPDFVKMDLAKFLSKKYAKQIAKKIDTDKHIPSKDISTVDPDDHEKLQTTQFSVIDKDGNMVSNTYTLNYSYGSGIIAPGTGIFLNNEMDDFAAKVGVANVFGLVQGEANTVAPNKRPLSSMTPTIVLDKKGNPFLATGSPGGSRIITTTLQVILNLIDYNMNLQSAVNNPRVHSQLWPEELGVEQGISVDTINLLKKMGNNVIPYAAMGAAESVGSDGEYVYGAADPRRASALAVGY; from the coding sequence ATGAAAAAATTATTCGTAGCTTTTATGTCTATGGTAATGCTATTACCAAGTTTATCAACTATTGCAGCTCCTGTATCTAGTGGGTATGATTTTATCCCTATTCAAGAGGAAATGCAAATTGCTCAACCAGTTGTACAAAAACACGGAATGGTTTCATCACAAGAAGCTCTAGCTAGTGTAGTAGGGTTACAAATACTCAAACAGGGTGGTAATGCTGTAGATGCGGCTGTAGCTGTTGGGTTTGCCTTAGCAGTTACCTTACCACGAGCAGGAAACCTTGGTGGTGGAGGCTTTATGCTAATATACCTAAAAGATAAGCATAAAACTATAGCTATAAACTATCGTGAAAAAGCTCCTTCTAAGGCTACTAAAGATATGTTCCTTAATAAAAAAGGAGAGGTTGATTATAGTAAAGTTTCTGGTTCTTATAGTGCTTCAGGAGTTCCTGGAACTGTAGCAGGCCTAATTGATGCACAGCAAAAGTACGGTAAATTAACACTTGCTCAGGTAATTGCTCCAGCTATCAAACTAGCAAAATATGGTATTCCAGTGAGCTATGATTTACACCAATCATTAGTAACTGCTAAACCATGGTTAAAAAAATCTCCTGATGCGATGAGGATTTTTTATAAAAAAGATGGCTCAGCATATAAGGTTGGAGAGACATTAAAGCAGCCAGAGCTTGCTAATAGCCTAGAGCTAATCGCAAAACATGGTAAAAAAGCTTTTTATGAAGGTGAAATAGCTCATAAGATAGCCCAAAGCATGGCTAAAAATGGTGGACTAATTACTTTAAATGATCTTAAGAATTATAATGTAGAAGAAATGAAGCCAGTTAAAGACACCTATAGAGGTTATACTATCTATTCTATGCCACCGCCAAGTTCTGGTGGGGTGGTTTTAATTGAGCTTCTAAATATTTTAGAAAACTTCCCATTAGCGGATTATGGTAATAATAGTGCCAAAACTATCAATCTTATGAGCAATGCTATGAGCTATGCTTATAATGATCGTAATGCAGATCTTGGTGACCCTGATTTTGTGAAGATGGATTTAGCTAAATTTTTATCTAAAAAATATGCTAAGCAGATAGCTAAGAAAATAGATACAGATAAACATATTCCTAGTAAAGATATTAGTACAGTTGATCCTGATGATCATGAAAAACTACAAACTACACAATTTAGCGTTATAGATAAAGATGGTAATATGGTCTCAAATACATATACCCTAAATTACTCTTATGGTAGTGGTATTATTGCACCAGGTACAGGGATATTTTTAAATAATGAAATGGATGATTTTGCTGCTAAAGTTGGTGTAGCTAACGTATTTGGATTAGTTCAAGGTGAGGCTAATACTGTAGCACCAAATAAGCGACCATTAAGCTCAATGACACCAACTATAGTGCTAGATAAAAAGGGCAATCCATTCTTAGCTACAGGTTCACCAGGTGGTAGTCGTATTATTACAACTACTCTACAAGTTATTTTGAATTTAATTGATTACAATATGAATTTACAATCAGCAGTTAATAATCCTCGTGTACATAGTCAATTGTGGCCAGAAGAGTTAGGTGTAGAGCAGGGAATATCTGTAGATACAATTAACTTACTTAAGAAAATGGGCAATAATGTCATACCATACGCAGCTATGGGGGCTGCAGAATCGGTAGGCTCTGATGGTGAGTATGTCTATGGTGCGGCAGACCCGCGTAGAGCTAGTGCTTTAGCAGTAGGGTATTAG